A stretch of Henckelia pumila isolate YLH828 chromosome 4, ASM3356847v2, whole genome shotgun sequence DNA encodes these proteins:
- the LOC140860635 gene encoding uncharacterized protein, whose translation MTKKALENRGTVITLTMFKVEFFKSFFPPSYRKEKGAKFANLQHGNMCIEDYLAKFSTLLRFAPDIADNEEAKADQFINGLNPDVFTLVNVGRPNNLVDALDKAKAEIFVALHSFPVKHLSSVFAISSPMGKYKTSASIVRGCELQFDGNAIELDFIVLGMSDFDCIIGIDALTKYRATVDYFHKLLQQGAEGFLVYALDVLKYVPELADIPVVCEFSDIFSDEIPGLPAMREIDFSIELVPGTLPISKAPYRMAPLELKELKERLEYLLNKGYIRPSVSPWGAPVLFVRNKDMHRLPPIESGDGISVDHSKLEAVINWPRPTFVPEIRSFMGLARYYRRFIAGFSSIAKPITQLTQKNAPYVCTDDCEASFIELKKRLTSAPVLSILSGTGKSNASADALSRKVCDLSLSTLRVSKLIEDFCVSGLDFVTDARPVRVSMDGVLFVNRHIVVPDIADLRHQIMNEAHCSKFSIHPGGRKMYNGLKQQFWWKKMKADVTNFVSKCLNFQQMANVYIKDVVRLHGVPKFIVSDRDPRFTSHFWNSIQEALGTRLHLSIAYHPQSDGQSEQIIQILEDMLRAVVLDFGASWQESLPLVEFSYNNSYRSSIGMDPFEALYGRKCRSPLFWDDLSEAPFTGPYMIRDMSDKVKLIQTRMRTAQDRQEKYANVRRRPLSFAQGDRVFLKISPFRGTVRFGNRGKLSPRFIVPYEILDKVGDLVYRLALPRALSGIHDVFHVSMLRKYEPVASHVLHPNESELDETLSYFELPIQILDHKEKQL comes from the exons ATGACCAAGAAAGCGTTGGAAAAccgaggtactgttattaccttgACAATGTTTAAagttgagtttttcaaaagtttCTTTCCTCCGTCATACAGAAAGGAAAAGGGAGCAAAGTTTGCTAATTTGCAACATGGTAATATGTGTATTGAAGATTATCTTGCGAAGTTTTCCACCTTACTCCGTTTTGCACCTGATATTGCTGATAATGAGGAAGCAAaggccgatcaattcatcaacggTCTTAATCCCGATGTCTTCACTTTGGTTAATGTGGGGCGACCTAATAATCTTGTTGATGCCCTCGATAAAGCCAAAG CTGAAatatttgttgcattgcattccttTCCTGTTAAGCATTTATCTTCTGTATTTGCTATCTCATCGCCTATGGGAAAATATAAGACATCTGCGAGTATAGTCAGAGGTTGTGAGTTACAGTTTGATGGCAATGCGATTGAACTTGACTTTAtagtacttggtatgtctgattttgattgtattattggcatCGATgcactaaccaagtacagggccacAGTTGACTATTTTCATAAG TTATTGCAGCAAGGTGCTGAGGGGTTTCTAGTTTATGCATTGGATGTGTTGAAATATGTTCCTGAATTGGCAGACATTCCTGTTGTATGTGAGTTTTCTGATATTTTTTCGGATGAAATTCCAGGATTGCCTGCAAtgcgtgagattgatttcagtattgagttgGTACCAGGTACGTTGCCTATATCTAAAGCTCCTTACAGGATGGCACCACTTGAACTGAAAGAGTTAAAAGAACGACTTGAATACTTACTGAACAAAGGTTACATTAGGCCGAGCgtgtcaccttggggtgctccggttctATTTGTAAGAAATAAGGATATGCATCGATtgccgccaattgaatcag gagatggtatatcagtTGATCATAGCAAGTTAGAGGCAGTTATCaactggcctagacctacatttGTACCTGAAATTCGTAGTTTCATGGGCCTAGCcaggtattatcgccgatttattgCAGGATTTTCTagcattgcgaagccgattacccagttaacccagaagaatgctccaTATGTTTGTACAGATGATTGTGAAGCTAGctttattgagttgaagaagagactTACTAGTGCACCTGTATTATCTATTCTATCAGGTACAG ggaaatcTAACGCATCGGCTGATGCACTGAGTAGAAAGGTTTGTGATTTATCCTTATCTACTCTGCGTGTCTCTAAATTGATTGAAGATTTCTGTGTTTCTGGTTTGGATTTTGTGACAGATGCACGTCCTGTCCGA GTTAGTATGGATGGAGTTTTGTTTGTTAACCGACATATTGTTGTTCCTGATATTGCAGATTTGAGACATCAGATTATGAATGAAGCTCATTGCAGTAAgtttagcattcatcctggtggtcgAAAAATGTATAACGGTCTGAAACAACAAttttggtggaagaaaatgaaaGCTGATGTGACAAACTTTGTATCGAAATGTTTAAATTTCCAACAG ATGGCTAACGTCTATATCAAAGATGTGGTGAGATTACACGGTGTTCCTAAGTTtattgtatctgatcgagatcctcgATTTACTTCACATTTTTGGAATAGTATTCAGGAAGCtttaggtacgcgtttacatttgagtataGCGTATCATCCTCAGtctgatggacagtcagagcaaaTTATTCAGattctggaggatatgttgagagctgtagtacttgactTTGGCgctagttggcaagaatctttGCCACTTGTTGAATTCtcatataataacagctatcggTCAAGTATTGGAATGGATCCATTTGAAGCACTGTATGGTAGGAAatgcagatctccgttgttttgggatgatcttTCTGAAGCACCATTTACAGGGCCATACATGATTAGAGATATGTCTGATAAAGTGAAGTTGATACAGAccagaatgagaacagcgcaagATAGGCAAGAAAAATATGCAAACGTGAGGCGTAGACCTTTGAGTTTTGCACAGGGTGATCGAGTATTTCTGAAAATATCTCCTTTCCGTGGCACAGTTCGATTTGGAAATAGAGGAAAACTATCACCAAGGTTTATTGTACCTTACGAGATTCTTGATAAAGTTGGTGATCTTGTATATCGACTAGCATTACCTCGAGCACTATCaggtattcatgacgtgttccacgtgtctATGCTGAGGAAGTACGAGCCCGTTGCTTCCCATGTTCTTCATCCAAATGAGTCCGAGTTGGATGAAACATTGAGCTACTTTGAACTTCCTATACAAATCCTTGATCACAAGGAGAAGCAGCTCTGA